The following are encoded in a window of Cucurbita pepo subsp. pepo cultivar mu-cu-16 chromosome LG12, ASM280686v2, whole genome shotgun sequence genomic DNA:
- the LOC111807110 gene encoding uncharacterized protein LOC111807110, with protein sequence MEGDNGGDVRRVDIIYFLGRMGHVEQPHLIRVHHLAAAGCGVYLRGMKWVSFKFIPXKGALMEGDNGGDVRRVDIIYFLGRMGHVEQPHLIRVHHLAAAGCGVYLRGNTQPAFTKSKSYSTGASTSNMLRQWITCRAVDANDAVLINNLSPKASPNPPPLEKSINAAVFCRDDDFGASARVPRNSWDGNLQIRRHYSHPSFRKSFDHSRKKRQKESGRRKAADAPTYKPMAGPNCSLCGKTFRPEKMHSHMKSCRGLRSLTKTASTSNKTTSSNSTTTPTSDKDSASTYLLTH encoded by the exons ATGGAGGGTGATAATGGCGGAGATGTTAGAAGAGttgatattatttactttcttGGTCGGATGGGACACGTGGAGCAACCCCATCTCATCCGTGTTCATCATCTCGCCGCCGCCGGCTGCGGCGTTTATCTCCGAGGTATGAAGTGGGTTTCTTTCAAGTTTATTCCTNacaag GGAGCGTTAATGGAGGGTGATAATGGCGGAGATGTTAGAAGAGttgatattatttactttcttGGTCGGATGGGACACGTGGAGCAACCCCATCTCATCCGTGTTCATCATCTCGCCGCCGCCGGCTGCGGCGTTTATCTCCGAG GTAATACCCAACCTGCATTTACAAAGAGCAAGAGCTACTCAACCGGAGCTTCCACTTCCAACATGCTTCGCCAGTGGATCACGTGCAGAGCAGTAGATGCAAACGACGCTGTTTTGATCAACAATCTATCTCCAAAAGCTTCACCGAATCCGCCCCCATtggaaaaatccataaacGCCGCCGTGTTTTGCAGAGACGACGACTTCGGTGCCTCCGCCCGAGTTCCTCGGAATTCTTGGGATGGGAACCTCCAAATCCGCCGCCATTACAGCCACCCAAGTTTTCG GAAAAGCTTCGACCATTCGAGGAAGAAGAGGCAGAAGGAGAGTGGCCGAAGAAAGGCGGCAGACGCCCCGACTTACAAGCCAATGGCAGGACCGAACTGCTC gTTATGTGGGAAGACTTTCAGGCCGGAGAAGATGCATTCACACATGAAATCGTGTAGAGGACTCAGGTCTCTGACCAAGACTGCTTCAACGTCCAACAAAACGACATCGTCTAACTCAACCACGACACCAACTTCCGACAAGGATTCGGCTTCCACCTACCTGTTGACCCACTGA
- the LOC111807572 gene encoding myosin-12 isoform X2, with product MPKLLKTTTQEIQFDKNWKISGAAIRTYLLERSRVCQVSDPERNYHCFYMLCAAPPEDVKKYKLGDPRTFHYLNQTNCYEVANVDDSREYLETRNAMDVVGISEDEQDAIFRVVAAILHLGNIDFMKGKEFDSSKVKDEKSNYHLETAAELLMCDAKALEHSLCQRVIVTPDGNITKPLDPDAAALSRDALAKTVYSRLFDWIVDKINSSIGQDPNAASLIGVLDIYGFESFKINSFEQLCINLTNEKLQQHFNQHVFKMEQEEYTKEEINWSYVEFVDNQDVLDLIEKKPGGIIALLDEACMFPKSTHETFAQKMYQTYKGHKRFSKPKLARTDFTINHYAGDVTYQADHFLDKNKDYVVAEHQALLDASKCSFVANLFPPLPEESSKQSKFSSIGTRFKQQLQALMETLNTTEPHYIRCVKPNAVLKPGIFENFNVLNQLRCGGVLEAIRISCAGYPTKRTFDEFLDRFGMLAPDISDGSDEKSACIAICDRMSLKGYQIGKTKVFLRAGQMAEMDARRTEILANAVRRIQRQIRTHLTRKEFIALRKATIHMQKLWRGQLARKLYEELRREAASIRIQKHARAHADRKSYKRLLESAIVIQTGMRGMRARNEYRHRRRTKAAIIIQTEWRRVSAISAYKQHRIATLALQCLWRSKVARMELRKLRMAARETGALKEAKDKLEKRVEELTWRLEFEKHLRMDVEEAKGQEVAKLQSTLEEMQGQLNEANAAIIREREAAKLAIEQAPPVIKEVPVVDETKLELLRNHNEELEWEVGELKKKIDEFEVKYGEVEMESKARLKEAEEAQLKSLQLQESIERLESNLSSLESENQVLRQQALVAADNESLSEELQALKSKIGSLEAENEALRNRTVAVEHISVPTRGLAESKEPSTVPVLAKQGSLTEKQQENHDVLLKCLGEDKRFDKGRPVAACIVYKTLLQWRSFEAEKTNIFDRIIHIIRSSIESQESTSDLAYWLSTTSTLLCLLQSSLKATNTSTVASHRNRASPTSLFGRMAYGLRSSSVGLGASSGYSGMVGKSNNQSKVEAKYPALLFKQHLAACVEKLFGMIRDHLKKEISPFLHLCIQAPRSARARSIRGPSKNIHSNIVAKQQASSIHWQSIVHKLNQTLDIMSENHVPSMIIKSIFFHVFSFINVQLFNSLLLRRECCSFSNGEYLKLGLQELEQWCHKATDTYAGSSWDELQHIRQAVGFLVLLQKSQKSLNEITDELCPILSIPQIYRIGTMFWDDKYGTQGLSPDIIGKMRVLLAEDSINIPNNSFLLDVDSSIPFSMEEIFRSFAEDGEVNLSDVDPPPLMRQKSDFHFLLPQQMSE from the exons ATGCCAAAACTGTTAAAAACAACAACTCAAG AAATACAATTTGATAAGAATTGGAAGATCTCTGGAGCTGCCATTCGTACGTACCTTCTCGAACGGTCTCGTGTTTGCCAAGTCTCGGACCCTGAGAGAAACTACCATTGTTTTTACATGCTTTGCGCTGCACCACCGGAA GATGTCAAGAAATACAAGTTAGGAGATCCAAGGACGTTTCATTATCTCAATCAAACGAATTGTTATGAAGTTGCGAATGTTGATGATTCGAGAGAGTACTTAGAGACGAGAAACGCGATGGATGTGGTCGGAATCAGCGAGGATGAACAGGATGCTATATTTCGTGTTGTAGCTGCCATACTGCATCTAGGAAACATTGACTTCATGAAAGGGAAGGAATTTGACTCCTCCAAAGTCAAAGACGAGAAGTCAAATTACCATCTTGAAACAGCAGCAGAGCTACTCAT GTGTGATGCAAAGGCACTGGAGCATTCGCTCTGCCAACGGGTCATCGTGACTCCTGATGGCAACATTACGAAGCCCTTAGACCCCGATGCAGCGGCCTTGAGTCGTGATGCGTTGGCGAAAACCGTGTATTCTAGGCTGTTTGATTG GATTGTGGACAAAATTAATAGCTCAATTGGCCAAGATCCTAATGCAGCCAGCTTAATTGGTGTCCTTGATATCTATGGGTTTGAAAGCTTCAAGATCAACAG TTTTGAGCAGCTCTGTATCAACCTGACCAATGAGAAGTTGCAACAACATTTTAATCAG CATGTTTTCAAGATGGAACAAGAGGAGTACacgaaagaagaaataaactGGAGCTATGTTGAGTTTGTAGATAATCAGGATGTTCTTGATCTTATTGAGAAG AAACCTGGAGGCATAATCGCCCTGCTTGATGAAGCCTG TATGTTTCCAAAGTCAACACATGAAACATTTGCTCAAAAGATGTATCAGACATACAAAGGACATAAGCGATTCAGCAAGCCAAAACTCGCTCGAACCGACTTCACGATCAATCATTATGCCGGAGAT GTTACATACCAAGCAGATCACTTTCTAGATAAAAATAAGGACTACGTAGTAGCAGAACATCAGGCTCTTCTGGATGCCTCCAAATGCTCTTTTGTTGCTAATCTTTTCCCACCACTTCCTGAGGAGAGCTCAAAGCAATCCAAGTTTTCCTCTATTGGTACTCGGTTCAAG CAACAACTGCAAGCTCTCATGGAAACATTGAATACTACAGAGCCACATTATATTAGATGTGTAAAGCCCAACGCAGTTTTGAAGCCTGGAATCTTTGAGAACTTCAACGTCTTGAACCAGTTGAGATGTGGG GGAGTGCTCGAGGCAATTCGAATAAGCTGTGCAGGATATCCAACCAAAAGAACATTTGACGAGTTCCTCGATCGTTTCGGAATGCTTGCTCCAGATATCTCAGATGG GTCTGATGAAAAATCAGCATGCATTGCAATATGTGACAGAATGAGCTTAAAGGGTTATCAG ATTGGGAAAACAAAAGTGTTCCTCAGAGCTGGACAAATGGCTGAGATGGATGCACGACGAACCGAAATACTGGCCAATGCTGTCCGACGCATCCAACGGCAAATCCGAACCCATCTAACTCGAAAAGAGTTCATCGCCCTGAGGAAAGCTACAATTCATATGCAGAAGCTTTGGAGAG GGCAGCTTGCTCGTAAGCTGTATGAAGAACTGAGAAGAGAAGCAGCTTCAATCCGTATACAAAAGCATGCTCGAGCTCACGCAGATAGAAAATCTTACAAAAGGTTACTTGAATCAGCTATAGTTATTCAAACTGGTATGCGTGGAATGAGAGCTAGAAATGAGTACAGACACAGAAGAAGAACTAAGGCAGCTATCATTATTCAG ACTGAATGGCGAAGGGTATCAGCTATTTCAGCTTACAAACAGCATCGGATTGCAACTCTTGCTCTTCAATGCCTCTGGCGATCTAAAGTTGCAAGGATGGAGCTAAGAAAATTAAGGATG GCTGCAAGAGAAACAGGGGCACTCAAGGAGGCTAAGGATAAATTGGAGAAGCGTGTCGAGGAGCTAACGTGGCGCCTAGAGTTTGAGAAGCACTTGAGg ATGGATGTTGAAGAGGCCAAGGGACAAGAGGTTGCAAAATTACAAAGTACTTTGGAAGAAATGCAAGGGCAGCTGAATGAAGCCAATGCTGCAATCATACGTGAGAGAGAAGCAGCAAAACTGGCTATAGAACAAGCTCCACCAGTCATTAAGGAAGTGCCTGTGGTTGATGAGACCAAGCTAGAACTGCTGAGAAACCATAATGAAGAACTTGAG TGGGAGGTTGGAgagctgaagaagaaaattgatgaatttgaaGTAAAGTATGGTGAAGTGGAAATGGAGAGTAAAGCTAGACTCAAGGAGGCTGAAGAGGCACAATTGAAATCATTGCAACTTCAAGAGTCTATTGAGAG ATTGGAATCAAATTTATCTAGCCTCGAGTCTGAGAACCAGGTGCTGCGCCAGCAGGCTTTGGTTGCAGCAGACAACGAGTCTCTCTCTGAAGAACTGCAAGC CCTCAAGAGTAAGATTGGAAGTCTAGAGGCAGAGAATGAAGCTCTCCGCAACCGGACGGTGGCCGTCGAGCACATATCTGTTCCTACTAGGGGCCTTGCAGAAAGCAAG GAACCATCTACTGTTCCTGTCCTAGCTAAACAAGGATCACTTACAGAGAAGCAACAG GAAAATCACGACGTCCTGCTCAAGTGCTTAGGAGAAGACAAGCGTTTCGACAAGGGCAGACCAGTTGCAGCTTGTATCGTCTACAAGACACTTCTTCAATGGAGATCTTTTGAAGCTGAGAAGACAAATATATTTGACAGAATCATCCACATAATCAGATCTTCTATAGAG AGTCAGGAAAGTACCAGTGATCTTGCATATTGGCTTTCAACCACTTCCACACTTCTCTGTCTTCTTCAAAGTTCACTCAAAGCAACCAATACAAGCACGGTAGCTTCACATCGAAATCGAGCTTCTCCCACCTCCTTATTTGGTCGTATGGCATAT GGTCTTCGATCATCGTCAGTGGGGTTGGGAGCTTCCAGTGGATATAGTGGAATGGTGGGCAAGTCAAACAATCAATCCAAAGTTGAAGCCAAGTACCCAGCGCTGCTTTTCAAGCAACATCTGGCTGCATGCGTTGAAAAACTGTTTGGGATGATACGTGATcatttgaagaaagaaattagcCCTTTCTTGCATCTATGTATACAG GCACCAAGATCAGCGAGGGCCAGATCAATAAGAGGGCCATCTAAAAACATCCATTCAAACATTGTTGCAAAGCAGCAAGCATCAAGTATTCACTGGCAAAGCATTGTTCATAAGCTAAACCAGACATTGGATATAATGTCTGAAAACCAT GTTCCCTCCATGATCATCAAAAGCATCTTCTTCCACGTTTTCTCATTCATAAACGTCCAGCTTTTCAATAG CTTGTTGCTACGACGCGAGTGCTGTTCCTTCAGTAATGGAGAGTACTTGAAGTTGGGTCTGCAGGAGTTGGAGCAATGGTGCCACAAAGCTACTGACACG TATGCTGGTTCTTCCTGGGATGAACTTCAACATATCAGACAAGCAGTAGGATTTCTG GTGTTACTTCAGAAGTCACAGAAAAGTTTGAATGAGATCACGGATGAACTATGCCCG ATTCTGAGCATCCCGCAAATATATCGCATCGGCACGATGTTCTGGGACGACAAATATGGAACTCAGGGATTATCTCCTGAT ATCATTGGAAAAATGAGAGTCCTTTTAGCAGAAGATTCCATCAACATCCCAAACAACTCTTTCCTTCTTGACGTGGATTCCAG CATCCCATTCTCAATGGAAGAAATATTCCGCTCCTTCGCCGAGGACGGCGAGGTTAACCTGTCCGACGTCGACCCGCCACCACTTATGAGACAAAAATCagatttccattttcttctgccGCAGCAAATGAGTGAATGA
- the LOC111807572 gene encoding myosin-12 isoform X1: protein MGTPVNIVVGSHVWVEDPEDAWIEGQVTGINGKNATILTTNEKSIVAEISRIYPKDTEAPPAGVDDMTKLAYLHEPGVLHNLACRFALNEIYTYTGNILIAVNPFRRLPHLYDIHMMEQYKGAPFGELSPHLFAVADTCYRSMINEQGSQSILVSGESGAGKTETTKMLMRYLAFMGGRSDTEGRTVEQQVLESNPVLEAFGNAKTVKNNNSSRFGKFVEIQFDKNWKISGAAIRTYLLERSRVCQVSDPERNYHCFYMLCAAPPEDVKKYKLGDPRTFHYLNQTNCYEVANVDDSREYLETRNAMDVVGISEDEQDAIFRVVAAILHLGNIDFMKGKEFDSSKVKDEKSNYHLETAAELLMCDAKALEHSLCQRVIVTPDGNITKPLDPDAAALSRDALAKTVYSRLFDWIVDKINSSIGQDPNAASLIGVLDIYGFESFKINSFEQLCINLTNEKLQQHFNQHVFKMEQEEYTKEEINWSYVEFVDNQDVLDLIEKKPGGIIALLDEACMFPKSTHETFAQKMYQTYKGHKRFSKPKLARTDFTINHYAGDVTYQADHFLDKNKDYVVAEHQALLDASKCSFVANLFPPLPEESSKQSKFSSIGTRFKQQLQALMETLNTTEPHYIRCVKPNAVLKPGIFENFNVLNQLRCGGVLEAIRISCAGYPTKRTFDEFLDRFGMLAPDISDGSDEKSACIAICDRMSLKGYQIGKTKVFLRAGQMAEMDARRTEILANAVRRIQRQIRTHLTRKEFIALRKATIHMQKLWRGQLARKLYEELRREAASIRIQKHARAHADRKSYKRLLESAIVIQTGMRGMRARNEYRHRRRTKAAIIIQTEWRRVSAISAYKQHRIATLALQCLWRSKVARMELRKLRMAARETGALKEAKDKLEKRVEELTWRLEFEKHLRMDVEEAKGQEVAKLQSTLEEMQGQLNEANAAIIREREAAKLAIEQAPPVIKEVPVVDETKLELLRNHNEELEWEVGELKKKIDEFEVKYGEVEMESKARLKEAEEAQLKSLQLQESIERLESNLSSLESENQVLRQQALVAADNESLSEELQALKSKIGSLEAENEALRNRTVAVEHISVPTRGLAESKEPSTVPVLAKQGSLTEKQQENHDVLLKCLGEDKRFDKGRPVAACIVYKTLLQWRSFEAEKTNIFDRIIHIIRSSIESQESTSDLAYWLSTTSTLLCLLQSSLKATNTSTVASHRNRASPTSLFGRMAYGLRSSSVGLGASSGYSGMVGKSNNQSKVEAKYPALLFKQHLAACVEKLFGMIRDHLKKEISPFLHLCIQAPRSARARSIRGPSKNIHSNIVAKQQASSIHWQSIVHKLNQTLDIMSENHVPSMIIKSIFFHVFSFINVQLFNSLLLRRECCSFSNGEYLKLGLQELEQWCHKATDTYAGSSWDELQHIRQAVGFLVLLQKSQKSLNEITDELCPILSIPQIYRIGTMFWDDKYGTQGLSPDIIGKMRVLLAEDSINIPNNSFLLDVDSSIPFSMEEIFRSFAEDGEVNLSDVDPPPLMRQKSDFHFLLPQQMSE, encoded by the exons ACATACACCGGGAATATTCTAATTGCGGTGAATCCTTTCCGGAGACTGCCACATTTGTATGATATTCACATGATGGAGCAGTATAAAGGAGCTCCTTTCGGCGAGCTTAGTCCACATCTTTTCGCCGTTGCTGATACTTGCTACAG ATCGATGATCAACGAGCAAGGAAGTCAGTCGATATTAGTGAGCGGAGAGAGTGGTGCTGGTAAGACGGAGACAACGAAGATGCTCATGAGATATCTTGCATTCATGGGAGGCAGATCAGACACTGAAGGAAGAACAGTGGAACAACAAGTTCTGGAG TCCAACCCTGTATTGGAAGCATTTGGGAATGCCAAAACTGTTAAAAACAACAACTCAAG TCGTTTTGGTAAATTTGTAGAAATACAATTTGATAAGAATTGGAAGATCTCTGGAGCTGCCATTCGTACGTACCTTCTCGAACGGTCTCGTGTTTGCCAAGTCTCGGACCCTGAGAGAAACTACCATTGTTTTTACATGCTTTGCGCTGCACCACCGGAA GATGTCAAGAAATACAAGTTAGGAGATCCAAGGACGTTTCATTATCTCAATCAAACGAATTGTTATGAAGTTGCGAATGTTGATGATTCGAGAGAGTACTTAGAGACGAGAAACGCGATGGATGTGGTCGGAATCAGCGAGGATGAACAGGATGCTATATTTCGTGTTGTAGCTGCCATACTGCATCTAGGAAACATTGACTTCATGAAAGGGAAGGAATTTGACTCCTCCAAAGTCAAAGACGAGAAGTCAAATTACCATCTTGAAACAGCAGCAGAGCTACTCAT GTGTGATGCAAAGGCACTGGAGCATTCGCTCTGCCAACGGGTCATCGTGACTCCTGATGGCAACATTACGAAGCCCTTAGACCCCGATGCAGCGGCCTTGAGTCGTGATGCGTTGGCGAAAACCGTGTATTCTAGGCTGTTTGATTG GATTGTGGACAAAATTAATAGCTCAATTGGCCAAGATCCTAATGCAGCCAGCTTAATTGGTGTCCTTGATATCTATGGGTTTGAAAGCTTCAAGATCAACAG TTTTGAGCAGCTCTGTATCAACCTGACCAATGAGAAGTTGCAACAACATTTTAATCAG CATGTTTTCAAGATGGAACAAGAGGAGTACacgaaagaagaaataaactGGAGCTATGTTGAGTTTGTAGATAATCAGGATGTTCTTGATCTTATTGAGAAG AAACCTGGAGGCATAATCGCCCTGCTTGATGAAGCCTG TATGTTTCCAAAGTCAACACATGAAACATTTGCTCAAAAGATGTATCAGACATACAAAGGACATAAGCGATTCAGCAAGCCAAAACTCGCTCGAACCGACTTCACGATCAATCATTATGCCGGAGAT GTTACATACCAAGCAGATCACTTTCTAGATAAAAATAAGGACTACGTAGTAGCAGAACATCAGGCTCTTCTGGATGCCTCCAAATGCTCTTTTGTTGCTAATCTTTTCCCACCACTTCCTGAGGAGAGCTCAAAGCAATCCAAGTTTTCCTCTATTGGTACTCGGTTCAAG CAACAACTGCAAGCTCTCATGGAAACATTGAATACTACAGAGCCACATTATATTAGATGTGTAAAGCCCAACGCAGTTTTGAAGCCTGGAATCTTTGAGAACTTCAACGTCTTGAACCAGTTGAGATGTGGG GGAGTGCTCGAGGCAATTCGAATAAGCTGTGCAGGATATCCAACCAAAAGAACATTTGACGAGTTCCTCGATCGTTTCGGAATGCTTGCTCCAGATATCTCAGATGG GTCTGATGAAAAATCAGCATGCATTGCAATATGTGACAGAATGAGCTTAAAGGGTTATCAG ATTGGGAAAACAAAAGTGTTCCTCAGAGCTGGACAAATGGCTGAGATGGATGCACGACGAACCGAAATACTGGCCAATGCTGTCCGACGCATCCAACGGCAAATCCGAACCCATCTAACTCGAAAAGAGTTCATCGCCCTGAGGAAAGCTACAATTCATATGCAGAAGCTTTGGAGAG GGCAGCTTGCTCGTAAGCTGTATGAAGAACTGAGAAGAGAAGCAGCTTCAATCCGTATACAAAAGCATGCTCGAGCTCACGCAGATAGAAAATCTTACAAAAGGTTACTTGAATCAGCTATAGTTATTCAAACTGGTATGCGTGGAATGAGAGCTAGAAATGAGTACAGACACAGAAGAAGAACTAAGGCAGCTATCATTATTCAG ACTGAATGGCGAAGGGTATCAGCTATTTCAGCTTACAAACAGCATCGGATTGCAACTCTTGCTCTTCAATGCCTCTGGCGATCTAAAGTTGCAAGGATGGAGCTAAGAAAATTAAGGATG GCTGCAAGAGAAACAGGGGCACTCAAGGAGGCTAAGGATAAATTGGAGAAGCGTGTCGAGGAGCTAACGTGGCGCCTAGAGTTTGAGAAGCACTTGAGg ATGGATGTTGAAGAGGCCAAGGGACAAGAGGTTGCAAAATTACAAAGTACTTTGGAAGAAATGCAAGGGCAGCTGAATGAAGCCAATGCTGCAATCATACGTGAGAGAGAAGCAGCAAAACTGGCTATAGAACAAGCTCCACCAGTCATTAAGGAAGTGCCTGTGGTTGATGAGACCAAGCTAGAACTGCTGAGAAACCATAATGAAGAACTTGAG TGGGAGGTTGGAgagctgaagaagaaaattgatgaatttgaaGTAAAGTATGGTGAAGTGGAAATGGAGAGTAAAGCTAGACTCAAGGAGGCTGAAGAGGCACAATTGAAATCATTGCAACTTCAAGAGTCTATTGAGAG ATTGGAATCAAATTTATCTAGCCTCGAGTCTGAGAACCAGGTGCTGCGCCAGCAGGCTTTGGTTGCAGCAGACAACGAGTCTCTCTCTGAAGAACTGCAAGC CCTCAAGAGTAAGATTGGAAGTCTAGAGGCAGAGAATGAAGCTCTCCGCAACCGGACGGTGGCCGTCGAGCACATATCTGTTCCTACTAGGGGCCTTGCAGAAAGCAAG GAACCATCTACTGTTCCTGTCCTAGCTAAACAAGGATCACTTACAGAGAAGCAACAG GAAAATCACGACGTCCTGCTCAAGTGCTTAGGAGAAGACAAGCGTTTCGACAAGGGCAGACCAGTTGCAGCTTGTATCGTCTACAAGACACTTCTTCAATGGAGATCTTTTGAAGCTGAGAAGACAAATATATTTGACAGAATCATCCACATAATCAGATCTTCTATAGAG AGTCAGGAAAGTACCAGTGATCTTGCATATTGGCTTTCAACCACTTCCACACTTCTCTGTCTTCTTCAAAGTTCACTCAAAGCAACCAATACAAGCACGGTAGCTTCACATCGAAATCGAGCTTCTCCCACCTCCTTATTTGGTCGTATGGCATAT GGTCTTCGATCATCGTCAGTGGGGTTGGGAGCTTCCAGTGGATATAGTGGAATGGTGGGCAAGTCAAACAATCAATCCAAAGTTGAAGCCAAGTACCCAGCGCTGCTTTTCAAGCAACATCTGGCTGCATGCGTTGAAAAACTGTTTGGGATGATACGTGATcatttgaagaaagaaattagcCCTTTCTTGCATCTATGTATACAG GCACCAAGATCAGCGAGGGCCAGATCAATAAGAGGGCCATCTAAAAACATCCATTCAAACATTGTTGCAAAGCAGCAAGCATCAAGTATTCACTGGCAAAGCATTGTTCATAAGCTAAACCAGACATTGGATATAATGTCTGAAAACCAT GTTCCCTCCATGATCATCAAAAGCATCTTCTTCCACGTTTTCTCATTCATAAACGTCCAGCTTTTCAATAG CTTGTTGCTACGACGCGAGTGCTGTTCCTTCAGTAATGGAGAGTACTTGAAGTTGGGTCTGCAGGAGTTGGAGCAATGGTGCCACAAAGCTACTGACACG TATGCTGGTTCTTCCTGGGATGAACTTCAACATATCAGACAAGCAGTAGGATTTCTG GTGTTACTTCAGAAGTCACAGAAAAGTTTGAATGAGATCACGGATGAACTATGCCCG ATTCTGAGCATCCCGCAAATATATCGCATCGGCACGATGTTCTGGGACGACAAATATGGAACTCAGGGATTATCTCCTGAT ATCATTGGAAAAATGAGAGTCCTTTTAGCAGAAGATTCCATCAACATCCCAAACAACTCTTTCCTTCTTGACGTGGATTCCAG CATCCCATTCTCAATGGAAGAAATATTCCGCTCCTTCGCCGAGGACGGCGAGGTTAACCTGTCCGACGTCGACCCGCCACCACTTATGAGACAAAAATCagatttccattttcttctgccGCAGCAAATGAGTGAATGA
- the LOC111807656 gene encoding uncharacterized protein LOC111807656, translated as MGALKLLLLLILVSLSLMAAAGKSPRHRHRHRWLEAHTHMKKLNKPHLKSIKSPDGDVIDCVHMAHQPAFDHPLLRNHTIQMRPNFHPEGVFSDSKVTSRASITQLWHLKGRCPEGTIPIRRTKRDDILRASSVESYGKKRAHATVKPSSIDIDFNAQNGHQHAITYVEGGQYYGAKATMNVWSPKIEQTNEFSLSQIWILGGTFGEDLNSIEAGWQVSPDLYGDNNTRLFTYWTSDAYQATGCYNLLCSGFVQINNDIAMGASIYPISSYKGSQYDISLLIWKDPKEGNWWMQFGNSHVLGYWPAFLFSYLTDSASMIEWGGEVVNSEPDGQHTSTQMGSGHFPDQGFANAAYFRNIQIVGGSNNLRAPEDIATFTEQPSCYDVQTGKSDDWGNYFFYGGPGRNPNCL; from the exons ATGGGTGCTCTAAAGCTGCTCCTCCTGCTAATACTGGTTTCTCTGTCTCTGATGGCGGCGGCCGGGAAATCCccccgccaccgccaccgccaccggtGGCTGGAAGCTCACACCCACATGAAGAAGCTCAATAAACCGCATCTCAAGTCCATCAAG agtCCAGACGGCGATGTAATCGATTGTGTTCATATGGCTCATCAGCCAGCTTTTGATCATCCTCTTCTCAGAAACCACACGATTCAG atGAGACCAAATTTTCATCCAGAAGGGGTTTTCAGTGACAGTAAAGTAACTTCAAGAGCTTCGATAACTCAATTATGGCACTTGAAAGGAAGGTGCCCAGAAGGGACGATTCCCATTAGAAGAACGAAAAGAGATGATATTTTAAGAGCAAGCTCTGTGGAAAGCTACGGCAAAAAGAGGGCTCATGCCACTGTGAAACCAAGCTCCATTGATATCGATTTCAATGCCCAAAATGGACATCAG CATGCAATAACTTATGTTGAAGGAGGACAATACTATGGAGCTAAGGCAACCATGAACGTTTGGTCACCTAAAATCGAACAGACCAACGAATTCAGCCTCTCGCAGATTTGGATTCTTGGAGGAACTTTTGGGGAAGATCTTAATAGCATTGAAGCTGGTTGGCAG GTTAGCCCTGATTTGTATGGAGATAACAATACTCGACTTTTCACTTATTGGACT AGTGATGCATATCAAGCCACTGGCTGCTACAATCTGCTCTGTTCTGGGTTTGTCCAAATCAACAATGACATAGCCATGGGTGCCAGCATTTATCCCATTTCTTCTTACAAAGGCTCTCAATATGACATTAGCTTGCTCATCTGGAAG GACCCTAAAGAAGGAAACTGGTGGATGCAATTCGGGAATAGCCACGTTTTGGGGTATTGGCCGGCGTTCTTATTCTCATACCTCACCGACAGCGCCTCCATGATCGAGTGGGGCGGCGAAGTCGTCAACTCTGAACCCGACGGCCAACACACTTCCACTCAGATGGGCAGCGGCCACTTCCCCGACCAGGGCTTCGCCAACGCCGCCTACTTTCGTAACATCCAG ATTGTTGGGGGTTCCAACAACCTCCGGGCGCCGGAGGACATTGCAACGTTCACGGAGCAACCAAGTTGCTACGACGTTCAGACCGGCAAGTCCGACGACTGGGGCAACTACTTCTTCTACGGCGGCCCTGGCAGAAATCCAAACTGcctttga